TGTTGTTTTGTGGTAGTAGCTTTAGGTTGGAGCTTTGTTAGTGCTCGGTTTGTGGTAGAAAAAAGTAGTGTAAGTGTGCTTTCTCCTTTGAATTTGAGAGCTAAACATGACAGTGCAATTGGAAACTTTGGAACGCCTGATTATGGTGGTTTCATGGTCGGTTCTGCTATGTATCCAGATAAAGGAGCTCTTGGTTGTCAGCCTTTTGATGGTGATAAACCTTTCAAGTCCAAGACTCCCCGTCCTACCATTCTACTTCTTGACCGCGGAggttctttctttctctctttctttctttattcaATTCATCTTTCTAATCTTAATTAGTTTTTCAATTGCTTTTTGTGTATCATCATGTTATCCTATCCACCTTAGCTTTTAGAATATTCCGGGATTAATAAATCTAAGGAATTCTGCTCTGTTTCCACTTAATCACCTCTGCAACTCTTAGGCTTAGCATTTGTTTTTAGGACTTTAAATGAGTTTTTAGCTGCTCACTAGTTGCTCAATAGTGTTCGGCTCAATTTTAAACGAGGTTGAACACGGTTTTGATGTTCAATTCGTAAAGGACCCGAGTTTAAGCATGGTTTTGATGTTCGATTCGTAAATGAGCACATCAAAACTGGGCTCGAAACCTCTCAAGTATGCTCAGTTATAGGTTCGTGAACAATCTTGATTATAATGTTTATGAATATACTCGTGAGCAAGTTCAGTTCGGTTTAACAATAGTATTTCTAGTTGTGTAAAACTTTAATTTCATGAGTTTTAAAACCATGTAAACGAGATTGAAACTCTGCCTTTGATTTCAATTTTTCATTCATCAATTTTCACGAATTTTGCGAGTGTGCTTGTTTATGAACATAATCAATGAGTTGTTTGCGAACAAAgttaatgaatataattaacaagcTACTCGCGAGCAAAACCCGTGAACAAATGAACGAATTGTTGGCGAGCAGCTCACAatctgataattttcttaataaaccAAGCTCGAACAAGATGTTGAGCTCCAATTGACCTGGAGCTTGTCCATGTTTTTTCGAGCCATGTGGCTAGACCCGATTACAACCCTATTTGTGTTGTGTTCTATTGACTTTTACTTCAACTCAATGAATTTATTGTCCTGATTTTCTACTCTAGTCTACTCTTAATGAATAATGACTATTATCATCAAACTAATCAACTTGGAAATATACATCAGAATGCTATTTTTCATTGAAAGCATGGAATGCACAGAAGGGTGGAGCAGCAGCAGTATTAGTGATTGACAGCATGGATGAGCCACTAATAACAATGGACTCTCCTGAAGCAAGCGGCAACTCAGACGAGTATGTAGAGAACATTGAAATCCCATCAGCATTAATAGAGAGAAGCTTTGGAGAGAGTTTGAAGGAAGCTTTGAAGAGTGGAGAAGATGTTGTGATCAAGTTAGACTGGAGAGAATCAGTTCCTCATCCTGACAACAGAGTTGAGTATCAACTCTGGACGAACAGCAATGACGAATGTGGGACTAGATGCGACGAGCAGATGGAATTTGTCAAGAGTTTCAAAGGTCATGCTCAGATACTAGAGAAAAAGGGCTATACATTGTTCACTCCACACTACATTACTTGGTATTGTCCAAAGGAATTTCTTCTTAGCAACCAATGCAAGTCACAGTGTATAAACAACGGGAGATACTGCGCACCTGACCCCGAACAGGACTTTGGAGAGGGGTATGAAGGGAAAGATGTGGTGATTGAGAATTTGAGACAACTTTGTGTTCATAGAGTTGCGAATGAAAGCGGTAGATCTTGGGTTTGGTGGGATTATGTTACAGATTTCCATATCAGATGTTCAATGCAGAAGAAGCGGTATAGCAAAGAATGTGCTAAAGATGTTCTCGGATCACTCGGTTAGTTAGTTAGTTCTCTTAATTTGCAGAATTAATACGGATTCAATTAACGTTTTCTTATAATCCTGTTTATGTTTCACCACAGATCTTCCCATTGAAAAGATTGAAAAGTGTATGGGCAATCCTGATGATGATGTAGATAATCAAGTGTTGAAAACTGAGCAAGAACTTCAGGTAATAGTTTAAGAAATACTACCTTTTTTACTGATGTTTCACACACATGGACTAATGTTTTGGTTTGTGGAACTTTATTCAGGTTGGACAAGGATCTCGAGGCGATATTACCATTTTGCCAACATTGATTATTAATGATGTTCAATATCGAGGTTCGTTTAATTTATCCGAATTGCATGCTTTAGCACCTATACAACATAACCTCTGCTCAAAACTGCATAATCCTACAAGTTAGTTACACTGCAGCTAAATCAGTTTCACATACTTTCATTCTCCATCATAAATTCTTGCCATTTCGTATTATCCTATCAATCAGATCCGCGTAGGCGTACGTAACGAGCAAGCATATATAACAGACTAGTTGATTAGAATGGGATAAGAAGCATTTCTATATTTATGTGCTCTTCAAAacattttggtttggttttggTACATTTTATAGATATTTTGTGCGTGTAGGACATGTTTTTCTTGTTGCCTATTCTACTAAATATCTCTGATTGACTATCTCATCCTTCCCTCAATAAGTTATTTAGAATATTATTTCATTCTATTGACCTTTGAGCTTTCTTTTCTTGTTGTGAAGGAAAATTGGAGAGAAGTGTTGTGCTGAAGGCCATATGTGCTGGATTCAAGGAGACCACTGATCCTCCAATCTGTTTAACTTCAGGTTGCCTTCCTTCAGAGGATACAATAGAGACGTTTATCCTTGTATGTTTTTGACTCTTATAATTACTTTTTTCGGTTCATAGGTCTCGAGACCAACGAGTGCCTTGAAAGGAATGGGGGTTGCTGGGAGGACAAACATTCTAATGTAACTGCCTGCAAGGTATACATACATACAGATACAGTAAGAAAAGGCATTCAACAAAATGAAAGATTGCTTTTGCTAATTTACTgctttaatttttcatttttaaggaCACATTTAGGGGGAGAGTATGCGAATGTCCGGTTGTGAATGGCATACAATACAAGGGAGATGGTTACTCATCTTGTGAAGGTACATCTTTGAAATCAGGCATAACAAAGTACATTATGCATAACCTATTAACCTTgtctttctgttttttttttccacagCTTTTGGACCTGCAAGATGTTCCATTAGCAATGGAGGATGCTGGTCAGAAGAAAAAGACGGATTATCTTTCTCTGCCTGTTCAGTTCAGTCATTTTATTCTGTTTGGTTTGGTTTACAGTCTTAGTTGTTGTAGTTCAGTTCAGTGCAATGAATATATAGTGTTTCTCATTTGTAGGAGTCCCAGGTATCTGGCTGTGAATGCCCGAAAGGCTTTAAAGGGGACGGGCGAGACAAGTGTGAAGGTACTTAATTTCTTCCTTCCTTTCTTGCTTCCACAAGTGTGTAATAGTTAAACAGATATAATCAATAAAATTTGTTGTGACATAGATATCAACGAATGCGCGGAACGGACAGCTTGTCAATGTGATGGATGCTCCTGTAAGAACAGTTGGGGAGGATATGAATGCAAGTGCAAAGGAGATCTCCTTTATATAAAGGAACAAGATGTTTGTATTGGTAACAAATTATTGTGTAGCTTTCATTTTGTTTACTTGTGACAATTAAAGACTCCTACTCCCcttttcattcattcattcgttcATTCATACATTCAACAGAAAGAAATGGGTCGAAATTCGGATGGTTTCTAACCTTGGTGCTCGTAGCAGCCGTGGCAGCAGCTGGTCTTGCTGGCTATTTATTCTACAAATACCGGCTTCGGGTAAAATCAGTCATACACACTTAAGTTTGTTTACACTAAACATTAGTTTCACTGTTAAACATTTCATGTTCTGTTTGTATGTATTGCAGACTTACATGGACTCAGAGATAATGTCTATAATGTCACAGTACATGCCACTTGACAACCATCACCAGACTGAAATTCCGACGGAAGCTCAGCCTCTGCGGTCCGGAACATCTGTATAAGGTAGCAAATCATTTTCCTCTTTATATATGACTGCTATATTTTCACTCTACTTACAACCAAGTCTAAATCACTCATTGGCTTGCAGTAATATGAGTTGTATGCTTGAATcaggaagaaagaaagaagagataaattatatatgattacatcatctgcaaaATTTTCAGATCATAAAGAGATATATATATGTCATACACAAAGAACTTATTGTTGATATACACATTATACTTGGTGTAGCTGGAATTTTCTCCTTACTTCTGTAAATAAAATTAGTTGACATGTAAATTTATCTACAAGGGTATGAATGATGTTACGATGATGACTATTATTTACATTGCAGAAAATGGAAGGAATAAAAAAGCTCAAACTACGGCTGTATTTTGTCTTGCTCAGTCTTACAGTGTCCTTGTTTCTTATTTCTAGAATCAAATTGGTTTCCTTTTTATCCGATTTTCAAAATTTACAATTATTTCACAAAAATACATACCAGAAGAAAAGTTATAATCAGGTACAAATCCAGCGGGGTTCAAGGGTTGCcagcagtggcggagccaggactcTCAGCTTGGAGGGGCTAAATTTAGCCGGtccgagattttttttttcccatggaacatattaaattttttttgttttggtgTGTTGAAGACTAATACATTAAAATTATCTAGCCTCAAGGAgtagaaattttaattttttttataatttcaaaactaattttaaaaaaattcttttatttttaattttaaatttcttatattttttatagatTAAAATTTAGTCCaacaattaagttttttttagtctaaaagtttttaaaaaataagttaaaaatgtaaagaaaataaataaaaacaatatttgTTACACGTTgttatcatgttttttttttattaaaggctGGTTATCGAGAAGGAGCTACACGTTATTatcatgtataaaaataaaaagcaatGGAAATTGAACCactaatttgaaattaataaaaacataGGCCAATGTTGTAAAAAACGCTAGGCGCTAGTCGGACGGACACAATCTTCGAGGATTAGTCGGGAATTAAtcggatttatattttttatttattaatcaaaaaattattatgtaaattcaattaaaatatattatactattgaaaaacaatattataaaattatttaatatagaaaaatatgtaTCTTCggaacatatatctttaaaaatatgcAAATGTCAACATtttaacaacaatatcattaaaacaactcaaaagtaaattataataaaaaataaataaattcataatataAAATCATTTTCTTCATCGTCAATTAGGCGGCGCCTACGCGGTCTAGGCGGAGCCCAAGCGGCTAAAAAACTCataggaacaaaaaaaaaacgccTAGAGAGACTAATTAAAGAAAATCGGGACGAATTCTCGATTTTGAATGCCTAGGCGAGGCGGCCTTCGTTTTGAACAGTGGGCCAAATAAATGGGGGTTCATTGTTGATTTTAAAAGATAGGGGATCTAATTGACTTTAGCCTAGAGATAGGGTATCCAATAAATctatccaaaagaaaaaaaaatcaaataaattgtgGCCATGAATTATGTAAGAAGTGGGCTTGTTAAGGCCTTCTGGCCAGACCTATGAACATAAGTTGTCCacttaatttttgttttgaaattaGGGTCAAATACTTAAGTATAAAATAAggggtcaattacatgaatatcataattaaatacaaaattacaattaaattatatcaccaaacttaattcttattatgtcattattttctatatattatgattttacatagtaatttaaaaattctagactccaattcataaactATAAACCGTAAACAATATattatagacttctaatttataaattctaatatttaaatatattaaaagtactgattttaactagtttgacataatccaaaattatgacttgacatagttataaatagtttttaaaatatgaatttctgtgtaattttccctaaaataagttatatcaccaaatttaaatcttaatatgtcattattttccatatattatgattttacactataatttaaaaaatttagactcaaattcataaatcataaaccctaaaaaatatattatagacttctaatttataaattctaatccgtaaaatatattaaaagtactgattttactagtttgacataatccaaaattatgacttgacatagttgtaaatagtttttaaaagatgaatttctgtgtaattttcccttgaaATTAACCTAACCAAAATGAAACGTAGCTTTGCTTAGtagaattgaattttttttttttcagaagaTGGGCGCCCCATCTTCTTCACACAACAAGGTTAGTTAGGGAGGCACTCCCAGCCATGGCAGTCTGAGGGGCAGAACCAGTCGGACAACCCCTCTCTGGAGTTCTCTGTCAggccggagggtcggccgaTCCCTCTGGTTCCGCCCCTGGTTGTCAGAAAACGCTAAAAATTCTGTGAACATTGTGTATTCTCAAGTCAATTTCCCTTCGGAGAAGAGAATTTCAATTCTACTTTTTTCATCTCATATATgagttttaatttgtttttatgtgaaaataccaaaaatatcaatttaac
The DNA window shown above is from Euphorbia lathyris chromosome 1, ddEupLath1.1, whole genome shotgun sequence and carries:
- the LOC136206753 gene encoding vacuolar-sorting receptor 6-like; the protein is MALLKQVVCCFVVVALGWSFVSARFVVEKSSVSVLSPLNLRAKHDSAIGNFGTPDYGGFMVGSAMYPDKGALGCQPFDGDKPFKSKTPRPTILLLDRGECYFSLKAWNAQKGGAAAVLVIDSMDEPLITMDSPEASGNSDEYVENIEIPSALIERSFGESLKEALKSGEDVVIKLDWRESVPHPDNRVEYQLWTNSNDECGTRCDEQMEFVKSFKGHAQILEKKGYTLFTPHYITWYCPKEFLLSNQCKSQCINNGRYCAPDPEQDFGEGYEGKDVVIENLRQLCVHRVANESGRSWVWWDYVTDFHIRCSMQKKRYSKECAKDVLGSLDLPIEKIEKCMGNPDDDVDNQVLKTEQELQVGQGSRGDITILPTLIINDVQYRGKLERSVVLKAICAGFKETTDPPICLTSGLETNECLERNGGCWEDKHSNVTACKDTFRGRVCECPVVNGIQYKGDGYSSCEAFGPARCSISNGGCWSEEKDGLSFSACSESQVSGCECPKGFKGDGRDKCEDINECAERTACQCDGCSCKNSWGGYECKCKGDLLYIKEQDVCIERNGSKFGWFLTLVLVAAVAAAGLAGYLFYKYRLRTYMDSEIMSIMSQYMPLDNHHQTEIPTEAQPLRSGTSV